One genomic window of Helicobacter kayseriensis includes the following:
- the ftnA gene encoding non-heme ferritin — MLSKEVIEKLNGQINKEMYSANLYLSMSSWCYAQGFDGAGAFLFAHADEESAHAKKLITYLNETDSKVELELIQKPMSEFSSLIDVFEKTYAHEVEITQSINELVDFTLSCKDYPTFNFLQWYVSEQHEEEALFRGIVDKLKMVSDSGNGLYLADQYIKSLIKG, encoded by the coding sequence GTGTTATCAAAAGAAGTAATTGAAAAATTAAATGGACAAATCAATAAAGAAATGTATTCTGCAAATCTTTATTTGAGTATGAGTTCTTGGTGCTATGCTCAAGGATTTGATGGGGCTGGGGCATTTTTGTTTGCACATGCAGATGAGGAGAGCGCACATGCTAAGAAATTGATCACCTATCTCAATGAAACAGATTCAAAAGTAGAGCTAGAGTTGATTCAAAAGCCAATGAGCGAGTTTTCTTCCTTGATTGATGTGTTTGAGAAAACATATGCTCATGAGGTAGAAATCACTCAATCAATCAATGAGCTTGTTGATTTCACGCTTTCTTGTAAGGATTATCCAACTTTTAATTTCTTGCAATGGTATGTGAGTGAGCAACACGAAGAAGAAGCGCTTTTTAGAGGCATTGTTGATAAGCTCAAAATGGTGAGCGATAGTGGAAATGGACTTTATTTGGCTGATCAATATATCAAAAGCTTGATCAAAGGATAA